The proteins below are encoded in one region of Gemmatimonadota bacterium:
- the apaG gene encoding Co2+/Mg2+ efflux protein ApaG, with product MPRRLYYAITDGIRVTVEPRFVAEQSRPSMGHYVFAYRVRLENVGERAAQLLARRWLIHDDIGHDSEVAGEGVVGEQPMLLPGSVYTYQSSAVLRASSGWMEGEYHLVRPDGESFDATIPRFYLTADEVATN from the coding sequence ATGCCACGGCGGCTGTATTACGCCATCACCGACGGGATCCGCGTCACCGTCGAGCCGCGCTTCGTGGCGGAACAGTCGCGCCCGTCGATGGGGCACTACGTCTTTGCCTATCGGGTGCGCCTGGAGAACGTCGGTGAACGGGCGGCGCAGTTGCTCGCCCGCCGCTGGCTGATTCACGACGACATCGGGCACGACAGCGAAGTGGCCGGGGAAGGGGTCGTCGGCGAACAGCCGATGCTCCTCCCCGGCAGCGTGTACACCTACCAGTCCTCGGCGGTGCTGCGCGCGTCGAGCGGCTGGATGGAAGGGGAGTACCACCTGGTGCGCCCCGACGGCGAGTCCTTCGACGCGACGATTCCGAGGTTTTATCTGACGGCGGATGAGGTGGCGACCAACTAG
- a CDS encoding STAS domain-containing protein gives MYRFRPQLVDLRRELLPGQIGRDIAAGIIVGIVALPLAIAFGIASGVTPQQGLVTAIIAGALIAGFGGSRVQIGGPTGAFVVLVAITIERFGLDGLLVATLLAGGMLIVAGLLGAGALIRYIPLPVTTGFTSGIALIIALGQLADALGLGVEKVPAAFLPKIQVLAGAIGTIDPTAVGVTGATLAILLLWPRTGIRVPGPFVALVVTTAAVSLLHLDVATIGSRFGDLPRGLPMPSVPHVSLERLGELFTPAATIALLAAIESLLAAVVADSMTGFRHRANTELVAQGIANLAVPFFGGIPATGAIARTATNIRSGGRTPIAGLVHAATLLIILLVAGPLARLIPMATLAGILLVVAWHMGEWHSFFRLARGPRNDAAVLLTTFGFTVMADLTVGIGMGMALAALLFVQKMTTATHVITGDEEDDSEALIRRAWLPAGVRLLEVRGPLFFGGAETLRRALNVLPDPSKLLLIDLAAAPGLDVTTARILKDFEAQSRSHGTRVVFLTKDGRHRRCIAA, from the coding sequence CGGGAGCTCCTCCCCGGACAAATCGGCCGAGATATCGCCGCCGGCATCATTGTCGGCATCGTCGCCCTCCCCCTCGCCATCGCCTTCGGCATCGCTTCGGGCGTCACCCCCCAACAAGGCCTCGTCACCGCCATCATCGCCGGTGCCCTGATCGCCGGCTTCGGGGGCTCCCGGGTCCAGATTGGCGGCCCGACCGGCGCCTTCGTCGTCCTCGTGGCCATCACCATCGAGCGATTCGGCCTCGACGGCCTCCTGGTGGCCACCCTCCTGGCCGGCGGCATGCTGATCGTCGCCGGCCTCCTCGGCGCCGGCGCCCTGATCCGCTACATCCCCCTCCCCGTCACCACCGGCTTCACCAGCGGGATCGCCCTGATCATCGCCCTCGGCCAGCTCGCCGACGCCTTGGGCCTCGGAGTGGAGAAGGTCCCGGCCGCCTTCCTCCCGAAGATCCAGGTCCTGGCCGGGGCAATCGGCACGATCGACCCGACCGCCGTGGGGGTCACCGGGGCCACCCTGGCGATCCTCCTGCTCTGGCCCCGGACCGGCATCAGAGTCCCGGGGCCGTTCGTCGCCCTGGTGGTGACCACCGCCGCCGTCTCGCTGCTGCACCTCGACGTGGCAACCATCGGCTCCCGCTTCGGCGACCTGCCGCGTGGCCTGCCGATGCCGAGCGTGCCGCACGTCTCCCTGGAGCGCCTGGGCGAGCTGTTCACGCCGGCGGCGACCATTGCCCTCCTCGCGGCGATCGAATCGCTGCTGGCGGCCGTGGTGGCCGACTCGATGACCGGCTTCCGCCACCGGGCCAACACCGAACTGGTGGCGCAGGGAATCGCCAACCTCGCCGTGCCCTTCTTCGGCGGCATCCCGGCGACCGGCGCGATCGCCCGCACCGCGACCAACATCCGCAGTGGCGGCCGCACCCCGATTGCCGGGCTGGTGCACGCCGCCACCCTGCTGATCATCCTGCTGGTGGCCGGCCCGCTCGCTCGACTCATCCCGATGGCGACCCTCGCCGGCATCCTGCTGGTGGTGGCGTGGCACATGGGCGAGTGGCACTCGTTCTTCCGGCTGGCGCGCGGCCCGCGCAACGACGCCGCCGTGCTGCTCACGACCTTCGGCTTCACGGTGATGGCCGACCTCACCGTCGGCATCGGCATGGGGATGGCGCTTGCCGCCCTGCTCTTCGTGCAGAAGATGACCACCGCCACGCACGTCATCACGGGCGATGAGGAGGACGACAGCGAGGCGCTGATTCGCCGCGCCTGGCTGCCGGCCGGTGTCCGCCTGCTCGAGGTGCGCGGACCGCTCTTCTTCGGCGGCGCCGAGACGCTGCGACGTGCCCTCAACGTTCTCCCCGACCCCTCGAAGCTGTTGTTGATCGACCTCGCTGCCGCTCCCGGACTCGACGTCACCACGGCCCGCATCCTCAAGGATTTCGAGGCACAGAGCCGGAGTCACGGAACGCGCGTGGTGTTCCTCACCAAGGACGGGCGCCACCGCCGCTGCATTGCAGCGTGA